Genomic segment of Avibacterium volantium:
GTAATTTTAGTTGAAACTAAAAAGGCGGAAAAATTTCCGCCTTATTTTTTATATTATTCAAACAAATTCAAATGCAATGCTCTGACTACATCATCAGCTTGTTCGCTTTGGACTAACATACAAATGTTGTTGGTGCTTGCGCCGTAGCTGATCATTCGTACGTTGTAGGCTTCTAGGGTATCGAAAATTTGTTTTGCGATACCTGCGGTGATGTGCAGATCGTTACCCACCAATGCCACTAAAGATAAGCCTGTATCCACTTTCACGCTAGACACTTCTCTTAATTCCGCAAGCAATTCTGGCGAGAGCATTTCCGCGCCTGATGAAGCAGAGCCTGTTTTGTCTAAGGTGAGTGCCACGCTTACTTCAGAAGTGGTGATGGTATCCACAGAAATTTTGTGTTTCGCTAAAATGTTGAACACATTGGCTAAGAAACCTTGTGCGTGTAGCATACTTAAGCTGGAAAGCGTTACCAAGGTTTGATCACGGCGTAAGGCAATAGCGCGGAAAGTTGGACGTGGTTGCGGATCTTTGGTTACCCAAGTACCGCCATCTTGTGGTGCTTTGCTTGAACCTACGAACACAGGAATATTGCTACGAACCGCTGGAAGCAGGGTTGCAGGGTGTAACACTTTCGCCCCGAATGTTGCCATTTCTGCCGCTTCCGCAAAGCTCATTGTGTCAATGCGTTGTGCTGCTGGCACAATGCGTGGATCGGTGGTGTAAATACCCGCTACGTCCGTCCAAATTAACACGTCTTTGGCGTTTAACACTTCTGCTAAAAGTGCCGCAGAATAATCACTACCGCCACGCCCTAAGGTGGTGGTTTTGCCTTGTGGATCGCGTCCAATAAAGCCCTGCGTGATAATCATTGTGTCGTTGTCTTGAGCAAGAATCGGTTTTAATAGCGCATCGCTATTTTTCTGCGTTTGCTCGTCATCTGGCGCGGCTTTACCGAAATGGCTGTTGGTTGCCACAATGGTACGCACGTCCACCCAAACGGCTTTTGCGCCAAGCTCTTTTAACACTTGAACGAAAAGCAAGGTGGACATCATTTCCCCTTGGCAGATCAATTCGTCTGTTAAAGCCGGTGAAGCAGCCACGCTTGCGGCATCAGCCAAGCTTTCGATATGCTTTAAAATTTCTTCAATTTTTGTCCGCACTTCGCTGTCGTCTTTAAGCTCAGCTAAAATCGCTTCTTCAATTTGACGCACTTCTGCGATGAGTTTCGCACGTTCTTCTGCGTCTTTACCATTAGCAAGCGCAACCAATAAATTGGTGATACCTGCCGAAGCAGAAAGTACCACCACACGCGTATTGGGATCAGCGGTTACAATATTTGCACAAGCGCTCATTGCGCTATGATTTGCAACGCTAGTTCCACCGAATTTTGCCACAGAGAGAGTTGACATAGTTTTACCTTCCTATAAAGAATCAATGATGTTGTATTAGAATGCCCTAGAAATAACGATTTCATTGAACATTGTCAAATATTATTTTATAAAATTAAATAAAAAACGCCATTTTTAAAATGACGTTTTGATATTATAAAATTTTAGCCCGAATAATCGAATAATTTTCAATTTATCACTAAAGGATTAAGGGCGCGCTAAATAATCGCCCACGCCCACCCATTTGTAAGAAGTGAGCGCTTCTAATCCCATT
This window contains:
- the lysC gene encoding lysine-sensitive aspartokinase 3, producing the protein MSTLSVAKFGGTSVANHSAMSACANIVTADPNTRVVVLSASAGITNLLVALANGKDAEERAKLIAEVRQIEEAILAELKDDSEVRTKIEEILKHIESLADAASVAASPALTDELICQGEMMSTLLFVQVLKELGAKAVWVDVRTIVATNSHFGKAAPDDEQTQKNSDALLKPILAQDNDTMIITQGFIGRDPQGKTTTLGRGGSDYSAALLAEVLNAKDVLIWTDVAGIYTTDPRIVPAAQRIDTMSFAEAAEMATFGAKVLHPATLLPAVRSNIPVFVGSSKAPQDGGTWVTKDPQPRPTFRAIALRRDQTLVTLSSLSMLHAQGFLANVFNILAKHKISVDTITTSEVSVALTLDKTGSASSGAEMLSPELLAELREVSSVKVDTGLSLVALVGNDLHITAGIAKQIFDTLEAYNVRMISYGASTNNICMLVQSEQADDVVRALHLNLFE